The Faecalibaculum rodentium genome segment GCCCGGCGGGTGCTTCGATGGCACGGCCTCTTGCGGTTCCTGAAATCACTCGCATGCGATCACCTCGTTACAAGGATAGCACGGCAGCTGCCGCGACGGGCAACAGGAAGCAGAAGCGGGGTCCAGGGAGCTGATATACTGGGGCCATGAAACGGAAAGAAATCAGAGAGAGCCTGTGTCGCGGACAGCCGGGTTCAGTGGCAGCCGGGCTGCAGGATCTGGCGGATCCCGTATATCAGGCGTTTTTTGCCCGTCTGGTCCCGGAGGGCGAAGTGCTGGGGGTGAAGATGCCGGCGCTGCGGACCTGGGCGAAGGGGCTGTCCGAAGAGGAAAGGCAGTCTTTTATGACACACCTTCCCCATCGGTATGTGGAGGAGAACCAGGCGCATGTGCTCATGATCAACGAGATACGGGAGTTTGGGGCAGCGGCAGATGCCCTGCGAAGATTTGCACCCTTTGCGGACAACTGGGCTGTGACGGATGCCCTCAATCCCCGGGCGTTCCGGTGCGATCCGGATACGGAGTCCCTGGCCTGTGAGCTGCTGAGGGATGACAATCCCTATGCGGTGCGGATGGGCATGCTGATCCTGATGCGGCGGTTTCTGAAGACCGATCCACACCTGCCGCAGATC includes the following:
- a CDS encoding DNA alkylation repair protein, encoding MKRKEIRESLCRGQPGSVAAGLQDLADPVYQAFFARLVPEGEVLGVKMPALRTWAKGLSEEERQSFMTHLPHRYVEENQAHVLMINEIREFGAAADALRRFAPFADNWAVTDALNPRAFRCDPDTESLACELLRDDNPYAVRMGMLILMRRFLKTDPHLPQILAVRRSHDTLAMMTAWFLAELAIHDPEAVLDVIDTLDWATAKRLGQKVRDSRRIGQNVKDRISEACRRRRPMPVH